One window of Nymphaea colorata isolate Beijing-Zhang1983 chromosome 1, ASM883128v2, whole genome shotgun sequence genomic DNA carries:
- the LOC116245731 gene encoding myb-related protein 308-like codes for MGRSPCCEKAHTNKGAWTKEEDERLIAYIRAHGEGCWRSLPKAAGLLRCGKSCRLRWINYLRPDLKRGNFTDEEDELIIKLHSLLGNKWSLIAGRLPGRTDNEIKNYWNTHIKRKLLSRGIDPQTHRPLNEPCSPAEVVHPPAAVSVPCVKGSSVEDPNMEKKADSAEDSGSGISSEEEAHSKQLPFDLNLDLSISLPFSQVPADYDREIFRPATVVTPAHFNNAATVCLCCNIGIQASKACTCHLSPDANQAQSLRYYRPFEA; via the exons ATGGGCCGATCTCCTTGCTGTGAAAAGGCTCATACCAACAAAGGCGCATGGacgaaggaagaagatgagCGCCTCATAGCTTACATAAGAGCACATGGTGAAGGCTGTTGGAGGTCTCTCCCCAAAGCAGCAG GGTTGTTGAGGTGCGGGAAGAGCTGCAGGCTCAGATGGATCAACTACCTCAGGCCCGACCTCAAGAGAGGCAACTTCACAGACGAGGAGGATGAGCTCATCATCAAGCTTCACAGCTTATTAGGCAACAA GTGGTCATTGATAGCAGGAAGGCTGCCAGGAAGGACGGACAATGAGATCAAGAACTATTGGAACACACACATCAAAAGAAAGCTGTTGAGCCGAGGCATTGATCCACAAACTCACAGACCACTCAATGAACCGTGCTCGCCGGCGGAAGTCGTGCACCCTCCGGCGGCAGTTTCCGTTCCTTGCGTGAAGGGCAGCAGCGTGGAGGACCCCAACATGGAGAAGAAAGCAGATTCTGCAGAAGATTCCGGCAGTGGGATCAGTTCGGAGGAGGAAGCGCACTCCAAGCAATTGCCTTTTGATCTGAACCTGGACCTATCTATCAGTCTTCCGTTTTCGCAGGTTCCGGCCGACTACGACCGGGAAATTTTCCGGCCGGCGACCGTCGTAACACCAGCGCACTTCAACAATGCTGCCACTGTATGCTTGTGCTGCAACATTGGGATTCAGGCAAGCAAAGCCTGTACATGTCACTTGTCTCCTGATGCCAATCAAGCTCAAAGTCTGAGATACTATAGACCATTTGAAGCTTAA
- the LOC116245729 gene encoding SEED MATURATION PROTEIN 1 produces MAKSKEDWKYAAAQAKVSEDEGLRTGYVAGTPLEAGKIADSEPVNLFPTASPQKPEQDRSQQLHQPGPHHEQQQHPSQTS; encoded by the coding sequence atggCAAAGAGCAAGGAGGATTGGAAGTACGCGGCAGCTCAAGCCAAGGTCTCTGAGGACGAAGGCCTTCGCACAGGCTATGTGGCAGGGACGCCATTGGAGGCCGGTAAGATCGCCGACTCGGAGCCCGTCAATCTCTTCCCGACGGCCTCCCCTCAGAAGCCTGAGCAGGACCGAAGCCAGCAGCTCCACCAGCCGGGCCCTCACCATGAACAGCAACAGCACCCTTCCCAAACTTCTTAG